Proteins co-encoded in one Dendropsophus ebraccatus isolate aDenEbr1 chromosome 9, aDenEbr1.pat, whole genome shotgun sequence genomic window:
- the LOC138801826 gene encoding galanin receptor type 1-like has protein sequence MNSSAQIPMYNYSLLDFSIKGNLSLHIYGNDTKDLDIEELKKMLFLFVKEPVTISLTAMYIVSFVVGIIGNIMSIKVLTRKRTGRTSSLSTTRSLLINLAICDLMVVCVCMPITVGNLIYKAWVYGDFLCRAVPFIQAVSVSASVLSLTVISVNRYYNVHNPLNAKSFFTQRKIHGTIVVVWLLSSSICLPLIFMNKRDEIEIAQGLPLVFPICTEIWPDVMFKQAYNFLLFCSLYCLPVLFNMVICFLTVRKLWSSSGNFKDCDSRNQSLPVSRLKVRKKIAKMVVALVSLFAVSWLPVYMLDIWIDFNIPKPSQDDTPSPWILQLRPFAQWLGLTNSSLNPICYCFVGDLYRSAKHMKSMYQNRMVSLFSFSFSDGSPTPGPKLLSYKNSLHSTKRSKLNCPLSNGDKCENCYPGISMSETSDITSHSLS, from the coding sequence ATGAATTCCTCCGCACAGATTCCCATGTACAACTATTCTCTCCTAGACTTCTCCATAAAGGGCAATCTGTCTCTACACATCTACGGAAATGACACTAAGGATCTGGATATAGAGGAGCTGAAGAAAATGCTCTTTCTCTTCGTCAAGGAGCCTGTGACTATAAGCCTCACTGCCATGTACATAGTGTCTTTTGTTGTGGGCATCATTGGCAATATAATGTCTATTAAAGTGTTGACTAGGAAACGCACGGGCAGGACATCCAGTTTGAGCACCACCAGAAGTCTACTTATAAATTTGGCCATCTGCGACCTCATGGTGGTCTGCGTGTGTATGCCCATCACAGTTGGCAACTTGATCTACAAAGCCTGGGTGTATGGTGACTTCCTCTGTAGAGCAGTGCCCTTTATCCAAGCTGTATCTGTTTCGGCAAGTGTCCTAAGTCTTACGGTCATCAGCGTGAATAGGTATTATAATGTCCATAACCCATTGAATGCTAAATCCTTCTTCACCCAGAGGAAAATTCATGGCACAATCGTGGTGGTGTGGCTCTTATCCTCCAGTATCTGCTTGCCTCTAATATTCATGAATAAAAGAGATGAGATAGAGATTGCCCAAGGACTTCCTTTGGTCTTTCCAATCTGTACAGAGATTTGGCCCGATGTCATGTTCAAGCAGGCCTACAACTTCCTCCTTTTCTGTTCTTTGTATTGCTTACCCGTCCTATTCAATATGGTCATTTGCTTCCTTACGGTACGTAAATTATGGAGTTCCTCGGGTAACTTCAAAGATTGTGACTCCAGGAACCAATCTCTACCAGTGTCCCGACTGAAGGTCAGGAAGAAAATTGCCAAAATGGTAGTGGCCTTGGTATCTCTTTTTGCCGTTTCTTGGCTTCCCGTGTACATGTTGGATATTTGGATTGACTTTAATATTCCAAAACCATCTCAAGATGATACTCCATCACCTTGGATTCTTCAGCTGAGGCCATTCGCCCAATGGCTGGGACTGACCAACTCTAGTCTTAATCCAATATGTTATTGTTTTGTTGGTGATCTTTACCGGTCGGCAAAGCACATGAAGAGTATGTACCAAAACAGGATGGTTTCCCTCTTTAGTTTCTCATTTTCTGACGGATCTCCAACCCCGGGCCCTAAACTGTTGTCTTACAAGAACTCTTTACATTCCACCAAAAGGTCCAAACTAAACTGCCCATTGTCAAATGGAGACAAATGTGAAAACTGCTACCCTGGGATCAGCATGAGCGAAACCTCTGATATAACAAGCCACTCTTTGTCCTAG